The Tubulanus polymorphus chromosome 1, tnTubPoly1.2, whole genome shotgun sequence genome contains a region encoding:
- the LOC141903061 gene encoding cholesterol 24-hydroxylase-like: MSLPWNWAEVDKTKESLKLLRNFGQMCFEKRMKIMENEEVPNDILTSILKQFRNDDSLTIEDLIDDFITFFIAGQETTSNAVSFVLLMLADHPEIRDR, translated from the exons ATG AGTCTACCATGGAATTGGGCTGAAGTTGACAAGACTAAAGAGTCGCTGAAACTGCTACGTAATTTTGGGCAGATGTGTTTTGAAAAGCGAATGAAAATCATGGAAAACGAAGAAGTACCTAACGATATCTTAACAAGTATCCTGAAACAATTCA gaaatgacGACTCATTAACAATAGAAGACCTAATAGACGATTTCATCACTTTTTTTATAGCTG gaCAGGAAACTACCAGCAATGCAGTTTCATTTGTGTTGTTGATGTTAGCAGATCATCCAGAAATAAGAGACCGGTAA